In Euzebya sp., one DNA window encodes the following:
- a CDS encoding copper chaperone PCu(A)C, whose amino-acid sequence MDPDGRVAMDELPSLTIPAGDSISFGPGDVHLMLIEVTPVEVGGTIDVTLEFGEDTRTVTASVIDPTDARKRPSVLSLDQPGSS is encoded by the coding sequence ATCGATCCAGACGGTCGCGTGGCGATGGACGAGTTGCCCAGCTTGACCATCCCTGCCGGGGACTCGATCTCCTTCGGTCCGGGGGATGTCCACCTGATGCTGATCGAGGTGACACCCGTGGAGGTCGGCGGGACGATCGACGTGACCCTGGAGTTCGGTGAGGACACCCGCACTGTGACGGCGTCGGTCATCGATCCCACCGATGCGCGCAAGCGACCGTCAGTGCTCTCCCTCGACCAGCCGGGGTCATCGTGA